Part of the Halalkalibacter krulwichiae genome is shown below.
GAGAGAAGCTAGATTATTATTTATCTAGAGGCTATGATCGATCAGATATTGTGGGGACAAGTTTCTTAGAATTACAGTATGAAGATGTTCTTCGTGGTAAGAAAGCTGTAATGGAAAGTATCACGACTTCGACTGGAAATTCTTTAGAAAGTTCTGTAAATGAACGTCAAGGACAACGTGGGAATGACCTCGTGTTATCACTAGATATGGAGTTGCAGCAAGAGCTGGAAGAGATTATTGATGAGGAAATGAGAAAAGCTGGTAATTCATTTATTCTTGACCGGTCTGCTTATGCTGTATTAATGGATCCTAGAACAGGTGACGTATTAGCAATGGCTGGTTTTAACGATCCAGCTGACCGAACTCGTCCTAGTAATGCCGATCATATCGGAAATGTTATGAAAGCCTATGAGATGGGCTCTTCGATTAAAGCTGCTTCGGTTTTGGCTGGTTTCCAATCAGGGGTGGCATATCCGGGGAAAATGTTTAACGACCGTCCGATCCGCTTACCATCAACACCAGAAAAAAAATCGGTACGAAACTATGGTTGGGTAAATGATATACGCGCACTTGAAGTATCTTCTAACGTCTATATGTTTGAAATGGGGATGTTAATGGCTGGGTGTCATTATCCTACTAATTGCCGTTGGTCGAATTTACAAGGTGCTTATGATGAAGTAAGGTATAGCTTTAGCCAATTTGGTTTAGGTGTTGACACGGGTATTGATTTACCATCAACTTCTAGTGGATTAGCTGGGGGAAGTGTTATAGCAGGTAACTTACTCGATTTAATGATTGGACAGTATGATACGTATACTACTTTACAACTGGCTCAATACATTTCGACGATTGCGAATGATGGGTATCGAATGCAGCCGCGTCTTGTAACAGAAATAAGGGAACCTGTTTCTAATCGAGAAGAGCAAGGGGCTGTCATTCAAAAATTTGAACCGACCATCTTAAATCGAATAGATATGAGTGATGAATACATTAAGCGAGTGCAGCAAGGGCTTAGAGGAGTTGTGACAAGAGGAACTGCAAGTAGTCGCTTCTCCAATAAATCCTATCAGCCTGCAGGCAAAACGGGAACGGCTCAGGTTAACGTAGCGGTAGGAGAAGGTGATAACCGTAGACTTGTAAGTGGAAATACACAAACGTTTGTTGGGTATGCGCCATTTAATAATCCGGAAATTGCCTTTGCTGTTGTCGTTCCTAATGTTAAGCTTGAAAGAAACGGTGGACGTACAGGAATGGCTCAAGAAATAACTAGTAAGGCATTGGATGCCTATTTTGATATGAAAGAAGTACGTAATGGCCCGACGAAGGCGGATCGGCCAATTTTAGAACAACCTGATACGGATTAAATGCAGAAAAGGCGATTTGAGGGAACCACTCAAATCGCCTTTTCTTATTATGAAATGATCTGAACGATCTCATCAATGGACATATCACTTCGAACTTCGTAGAAGCCCGTTTTTAACGATTTCGATAAGCGTAGATGTTCTACTTGCTGTAAAAAGTCTTCTCGATTGTTGATGATCTTTCCTGCTAAAAGCAAATCAGCTACATCATAACTACTCATTCCTGGGACGATTTCAAGGAAGAGAATATAAATTGTTTCTTGCTCATGTTCATTCTTTTCTGAGTGAAAGATCTCTTTTTTTAATTCTTTTAACTCTTCTGCTGGAACAACCAAATATCCATTTGTTTCAAGTTCTTCTCTCATTTCTGCAACCGTTAATGGAGGATTTATTTTGATAAGTTCTTCATTCTCGGTGCTGTATAGATATACCGCTAACAATCCGGTTGTTGCAAAAAATATTCCACTAGCAAATAATTGTAATCCTTTACTACTCAATGAAACCGCTCCTTTGATCCAGTACTGAATTAAGCAACCGTTTTACTTCATCTATTGATAATCTCGTTATAGAAGCGATTGATTGAATAGAATGCCCTTTTTTATAAAGTGTCAATATTTCTGTTAATAGCTGTTTATGTGCATTAGAGTGACTTTGTCTAAGAATTGCCGATTGATCAGAGCTTATTAGCAGCTCCTCCTCTAAAGAACGCATTTTCTTTTTTAATTGATACATCTCTTGCAAATAATTCATTGACAGTTGTTCAATTTCTTTTTCTAGTTTTACTGTTTTATCTTTTTTGATAAAGGACAAAAGAAAGAGAATGGATGCTAATGAAAATGAACAAATAAATGCCACTTCTAACATTGTAATACACCTTCTTTCGCAGTTAGCTTTTACTCGCATTATACATTGAATCAAGTGAAACTTACATCTCGTTTGTCATAGTTTGACATTTGAAAATCGACAAATTCATAAGAATATCCAACGTTTTCAGATAATATTGCTTTATTCTACAAATTCACCTATTTAATGACTGTGAAAAAACGACAAATTCATCTATCGAATAAAGGCGAATGATTTTTTTTGGAGCTGTAATACGTAACCGGTAAAGACCCGACAAATAGAGACAATTTCGCCTTCTTGTTCATAGAAATAGGGGTTGTATGATTAAATTAACGAAAAAAAGTAGGTATTTTTTTGATGAGAAGAACATAAAGAACTTACTTTGATCTAACAATTGATATTTTTAGGAGGTGAAGGTAGTGATTGAACAAATCTTAGCTCTTCGTGAAAAAGGGTATTCTTTTCGAAAGATTGCCGATCAACTTAACACAACAGTAGGGAAAGTGCAGTATCGTTATCAAAAGCATCTTCAAGCGAAAGAAGAGGCAGTACAAGAAGAATCTATTGATTTCACTCATAGTGTACCAGCAAGTTATGAACGGGATGAAATCACGTTATTACCACAAAGTCCAACTGTGATTTACACCTTTTGGGAGATAAGTGCTTCATTACGACAAATGTTCGAACATCAGTGCAGAGCGCCTTGGCATGATTTAAGAAAACAGCTCAGAATCTATGATTGCACAATGATTGAATTTAATGGACACAATGCACACCGCTATTTTGATATCGATCTTCCTGAGATGACAAATAATTGGACGATTCATAACATCCAACCGAACAGAACGTATATCGTTGATTTTGGTATTAGAACAAGACAACAATCGTTTCTTTCACTCCTTCGATCTAATGCGATAGATACACCACGCTTTGATGAGGGAGATAAAGGAATACATGTAGAGTCTGTAAATGAATGGAAAAATGGGGAATCAATTGAGCCAAAATGGCTCGAGCATTTTAGTACGTATTCTTATTATGAAACGGTTAAATAAGGGGGGAATTATGTTGAAAGAAGGTTATTATTCATTGGTTTTGCATGCACACTTGCCATATGTAAGACATAAAGAAGAAGGGCGTCTTGAAGAAAGGTGGCTATTTGAAGCTATCACGGAATCTTATATTCCTCTCCTTTGGGAATTGAATGAAACGAAGGTAAAAGAAGCTTTAACGATTTCTTTTTCTCCACCAGTAATGGAGATGTTAGCGGATCCGATTATCCAAGAGCGTTATCTTGATTATTTAATTAAGACAGAAGAACTTCTTCTTAAAGAGGCGGAGTCAAACACTCAAACAAATGAAGAGGAAAATTTAATTAATTTTTACAGGAACAGATATCAGAAAATTAAAAATACATTTCTTGAGTTAGAAAAAAATATATTAAATGGATTCCGTCAATTGATGGAGAAAAATGTAATAGTTTGCATAACAAGTGCGGCAACTCATGCATTTTTACCTTATGTGAAAACAAAAGCTGCGATTCGATCTCAAGTAGTTGAAGCGGTTCGTTGTTTCGCAAAGCATTTTGGACGTAAACCAAAGGGATTTTGGCTACCAGAGTGTGCCTTTGCACCTGGGGTAGATCGAATTCTCGTTGAGGAAGGTATTACATATTCTTTTGTAGATGAACATGCACTAAAAGATGCCGATCCAAGCCCCTCAAAAGAAACAGGTGCACCTATTTATTCTCCGCACGGATTAATTCTCTTTCCGAGACATACAGATCTTTCGAGCAAAGTTTGGAGTTCAACATTAGGATATCCAGGTGATGTTGATTACCGTGAATTTTACCGTGATATTGCATACGAAAGAGAGTGGGAATACATTAAGCCTTATGTACATGAGGAAGTGCGGATTGATACAGGGATCAAGCATCGACGTATTACTGGTCAAGGTGAACATAAAGAAATTTACGTTCGTGAATGGGCAGAAGGGAAAATCAATTCCCATGCTGATCATTTTCTTCAAAGCATAAAAGAAGAAATAAATAAACATGGAGACCAATGTTACCCACCCTATTTAATGGTTACACCATTTGATGCAGAGTTGTTTGGCCATTGGTGGTTTGAGGGACCAGAGTGGATTGGACAAGTTTTGAAAAAAGGGGAGAACCAAGTTAATTTCATTACCCCGGAGAGTTACATTGATCGACATTATCAAGATTTTGATACAGCTCATGTTTCTTTCTCGACATGGGGAAGAGATGGATATGGTCACGTTTGGGTAAATGAAAAAAATCAATATTTATACAGACACCACCATAGAATGGAGACAGATTTAGCATCATTGGTTGCGCTAATCTCCAAGCCGACTGAAATTGAAAAGCGTGCTCTGCAACAATTAGTTCGTGAATGGATGCTTGCAGTAAGTTCTGATTGGGCATTTATCATCGATGGTCAGAGTGCTGTTCAGTACGCAGAAGAGAGGTTTTCGACCCACTTAAGCAGATTTGATGCCATTAAAGAAAAATTAATTCTCGGTTCCCTTGAAACAGATTGGTTAACTGTCATTGAACAAGGGTTTCCGTTCTTACAAGAGATTGATGAGAGAATCTTTTGCTCTCCACATGATTCTTATATACAATCACTGAATTTTGAGGAATCAGAAGATAATGAAAATAGACGTTCTATCTTAATGTTAAGTTGGGAGTTTCCGCCGATGATGGTTGGTGGTTTGTCTCGTCATGTGTTTGATCTTTCACGAGCGTTAGTCGAAAAAGGACACGATGTACACGTTGTGACCTCTTATGTGGATGGTTATCCAGATTATGAAGTGAATCAAGGAGTACATGTTCACAGAGTAAAAGGTTTGCAACCTCATTCTGAGCAATTTTTTGATTGGGTTGCTAGTTTAAATTTGGCAATGGTTCAGTATGTAAATAAGCTTGCTAGAAAGCAATCTTTCCATATCATTCATGCTCATGATTGGTTAGTCGGCGTTGCAGCTACTGCATTAAAACGTTCATTAGATATTCCGTTATTAGCTACGATACATGCAACAGAGCATGGCCGGAATAATGGGATACATAGTGAATTGCAATATGAGATTAATCAAAAGGAATGGGAATTAACTTACGAAGCTGATCACGTCATTGTGTGCAGTGAGTATATGAAAAACGAATTACAGTTCATTTTTGGTTTGCCAGATGAAAAGTTGTCTATTATTCCAAATGGTGTTGATTTTGAATTAATTAAACCACAATCACATTCACCTATCTCCATTCAAACGAATGATGCATTTACCATCTTTTCTGTTGGAAGAATGGTAAAAGAAAAAGGATATCAAACGGTAATCGATACTGCTGCCATGATAAGAGAAAAAGGTTTGAATATACGATTTGTAATAGCGGGGAAAGGACCTATGCTTGAATCTTACAGACAACAGGTTGAGCAAAGACAGTTACAATCTTTCATTACATTCTTAGGATTTGTTAGTGATGAAGAAAGAAACGAATGGTTTTCACGTTGTGACGCAACGGTTTTCCCTAGCTTATATGAGCCATTTGGAATTGTTGCTCTTGAAGGGATGGCTGCTGGAAAAGCAACGATCGTTTCAGATACAGGTGGGCTATCAGGGATCATTCGTCATAACGAAAACGGCTTAAAAATTTTCCCTGGTGATGAAGAAAGTTTATTTAACCAAGTTCTATATTTATACAATCATCCTATTTCGAGGGAAGCATTGGCAACACAAGGTCTTCGTGATGTAAAGACAAAATTTGATTGGGGCACGATTGCTGGCCAAACAGATAAAGCGATTAATAAGTGTTTAGGAGAAAGTGTAGTAACCATATAACTAGGGAGGTTTTTTTGAATGAAAGGTGTCATCATGGCTGGAGGAAAAGGAACGAGATTACGCCCATTAACTTGTAATGTACCAAAACCAATGGTCCCATTAATAGAAAAGCCAGTTATGCAGTATAGTATTGAATTACTGAAGAAATATGGAATTACAGATATTGCTGTAACAGTGCAATATTTACCTGATAAGATTCGTGATTACTTTGGTGATGGATCAGAATTAGGCGTGAATTTAACGTATTTCGAAGAAACGACACCTTTAGGCACAGCTGGAAGCGTCAAACAAGCTGAAGAATTTTTAGATGAACCTTTCATTGTTGTTAGTGGTGACGCTTTAACTGACTTTAATTTAGAGGATGGAATCAATTTTCATAATGAAAAAAATAGTGTTACAACTATTTTTATGAAACAAGTTGAATGCCCGTTAGAATTTGGTGTAATTATGACGGATGAAGAAAATCGAATCATTCGCTTTTTAGAAAAGCCAAGTTGGAGCGAAGTGTTTAGTGACACAGTTAACACAGGTATTTATATTATGGATCCAAGTATTTTCTCTTATATCCCTAGTGATACCGTATGTGACTTTAGTAAAGATGTGTTTCCACGTTTATTAGAGGAGGAAGCTGGTCTTTTCGGTTATGCAGCAAACGGGTACTGGTCTGACATTGGAAATTTAAAGCAGTATCGTCAAGCGCATAGCGACCTGTTAAATGGAGAAGTCAAAGCAGAGATTAGTGCAACGGAAATTGAACCTACAATATGGGTTGGAGATAATGTCATTGTTGAGCATGGAACTAAGCTAGAAGGACCTGTAGCGATCGGATCAAATTCAATTATTCGTCAAGGAGCATATGTTGGACCACATAGTATTCTAGGTGCAGGAACGACAGTTGCACACGGGGCATCTTTAAAAAGGTCTGTTGTTTGGGCGGGGAATTACATCGGAGAAAACAGTGAATTAAGAGGAGTAACCTTATGTACTGGTGTAACGGTTGGAGCAAAGACTTCTTTATTTGAAGATGTAGTCATTGGAGATCACAGTACAGTTGGTGAAGGAGCAATTATACAACCGGATGCAAAAGTATGGCCATACAAAAGAATTGAACCATTTCAAACAGTGCAACAGGCTTTGGTTTGGAATGAAAATAGTGCAAAATCCTTGATGAGAGGTCACAAAGCAGAAGGAATTGCTAACATAGAATTGACTCCAGAAGTTGGAACGAAGTTAGGTGCAGCTTACGGAAGTATGTTAAATCAAGGAGAAAGAGTTATATTAGCTAGTGATGGATATGCTTTTTCAAATTTAATGAAATTATCAATCATCCAAAGTTTGCAAGCCGCAGGGATTCATATTATTGAATTAGGTGAAACAATGTTGCCAGTATTAAGGTATAGTGTGGAAACCGAAGATGTGCAAGGTGGTATCTACATCAGACTTTCTGGTCGGGGCGAAGAGAAACAAATGGTCATTGAATTCTTTGATGACAAAGGATTACCAATTGATTCTTCCAAACAGCGTGAAATAGAACAAATTATCTTATTTCAATCTTATCGTCGAGTTGCATTTAATTATATAGGACATTTAGAAACGAACACAGTATTGGAAAAGAGTTATGAAAAACAATTGGTTCAGTCTGTTAATTATCACAATATCATTGATAAAAAATGGAAAATTGCATTACAAGATGAAGGTATAAATCAACTTTCGTTATTACCCTCGCTATTAAAAAATTTAGGTTGTGAAGTTTATCATTTACCACAAAACTATGATATCGAATCAACTAAGAATTATGTGCTCTCGCAAAACATCGACTTTGCAATACTGTTAGGGGAGAGCGGTGAGTTTATAAGCATGATGACAGCTGAGGGTAAGCTCTTAACGGAAGAAGAACAGTTAACTTTATTTATTCTAGCGCAGCTTGAAAAAGGAACAAAGTCATCATTAGCTATTCCGCTATATGGAGGAACAGCACTTGAAGAAATAGCAGCAAGTTACGATAAAGTAGTTGTTCGTACGAAATCATCTGCAAGGGCAATGATGGAGTCAGAAGGAACCGTTCAAATGATGCATTATGATGCTCCATATGCGATTGCACATGTACTAGAGTATATCACGGAGCAAAATACATCTTTGGAAACCGTTTTAACAAAGTTACCAATTCAGGGTATTTATAAGGAAGAAGTACAATGTAAAACAGAACAAAAAGGATTGGTTATGAGAAAGTTAATGGAGTCTTTGAAAGGTAAGGAAGTTGAACTTGTTGATGGAATGAAAGTGTATCAAGAGGGAAGTTGGACTTTCATAGTGCCAGACCAAGAGGATGGTAGATTTACTGTATATGCTCAATCAAAAGACAGTGAGCATGCTAAACAACTGGCGGGTGAATACATTGAACAAATTAACGATATTAAGCAGCAAACATCGTAACAATACTTTATTTGATCAGATGAAACTCCTAAAAAGCATAGGGGTTTGGCTAGAAGGAAAGTGCTCTTGGCTAAATGATCAAAGTGATTGGGATCTCTCACCTAAAGTCAGAAGCAGCTTTTCTCCTGTAGAAATCTTGGTCGCGTATCATAAACGGTGGGGACTGGAGCTTACAATTCTCCAAGAAAAGTCGTTCAAAGAAGAAGACAATGTCATTACAGTTATCATTAAAAATCAAACAGAACTAAAGAAAGAACTTAAATTAGTTTATCATCGTCAACTTCTTAATCAGGATTCTTCCGAGAATGTTATATTCGTTTCTCCATCTGAGAAAGCTATTTTCCAGCATAGCGGGAGTCTCTTAACATTGGTGTCATCTAAGTTTACAAGAGAAAAAAATAGTGAATGCGCAGTGGGAAGAAAAGACTCTATATGGTCGGAGGCTGAAGGAGCTCTTGCTTTCACTCCTCTTTGCGGTGAAGGAAGAGAATGCATGATTGTGACGAAGATTGAACTCGAGCCTTGGCAAGAAACATTTGGACGTATTTGGGAGATTACAGGTTGTTCTGAAGAGGAAGTCTATCATCGTCATTTTCGTCATCAATCAATCGATCAGCATTCACAAGGAATTAAGCGAACATTATAAATTTAGCTAATACCTTATATTACCTTGTCATTAAAGTTGGTTGTAAAGAAAAAACACTTGATTGCAAGTTGAGAATTTGCTATCATATTCAAGTATGAAGTAAGCATAGTTTGGAGGGATAGCAAATGCGTGTACAAGTAACTCTTGCTTGCACTGAAACAGGAGATCGTAACTATATTACAACAAAAAATAAACGTACTAATCCTGAGCGTATTGAATTAAAAAAATACAGCCCAAGATTAAAGCGTCATACTGTGCATCGTGAAACAAAGTAAGCAGCTGGATTATCCGCTGCTTTTTTTTTTGAAGAGATTTGGGATTCGTGTAAATTATTCGAATGTGATGTCTCATTTTGTTAAGCAAATTATCATTGAATATAAATGAGAGCGGGTGAATAAGAGTGAACGAAAAAGGAAAAATACGCAAACAAATTTTAGATAATTTAAACAACTTAACGAGTGAGCAGCTTTTCAATAACTCAAAGAATATTCAACATCACTTAGTTCATTCAAGTTATTGGAAAGAAGCGTCGATAATAGGGCTAACTATTTCACGTGATAAAGAAGTTCATACATACGAAATTATTGAAGAAGGTTGGAGGCAAAATAAGAAAATTGCTGTACCTCGTGCTAATTTTAAAACAAAGGAAATGACTTTTTTTGAAATTACTAGCTTTGAACAATTAGAAGAGAGTACATTTGGTTTGAAGGAACCGCTACCTTATTTATGCCCTGTTATGAAACCAGAATCTATCGATTTGATGATCGTTCCAGGTGTCGCCTTTGATAAGGAAGGGTATCGTTTAGGGTATGGAGGAGGCTTCTACGATCGATATCTCCCTAAAGTTCAAGCCTCGATGATAGCGCTAGCCTACGAATGCCAATTAATTGAAAGGGTTCCACTAGAACAACATGATAAAAAAGTAGATCGAATTATTAGTGAGAAAGGCTTTTATCGATGATTGTTATATTACTGGTAGCTGTGGTTTTAATAGCCGTTATTGCCTATTACAAACAAAAATTAACGTTATCAGGAATGATTGCAGCTTTGTTTGTAGGTAGCCTAATTGCGTTCAGTTTACAAATATACGGTTTGCTCCTATTAGGTATTTTTTTCGTGACTTCTACTTTTTTAGGTTCTCTAAGGTCAGAATCAAATCGTTTAGAGATCACTGCAAAAGGTGAGAAAAGAGACGCGATACAAGTACTTGCAAATGGAGGTGTCTCTGCACTATTCGCTGGGTTATATTACTTCATTCCATCTCCTCTATTACTTTGCGGGTTTGTTGGGAGTTTAGCTGCTGCTAATTCGGATACATGGGCTTCTGAAATAGGATCGTTTAGTAAAAATCGTCCATTTCACATTATAAAAAGGAAACGTGTAGATGTTGGTACATCTGGAGCGATAACGGCGTTAGGCACGGCAGCTGCTTTTGCTGGAAGTTTTGTGATCGTTGTGTTTGCTATTTTATTTTGGTCGGGAAGTTTTTATAATAGTCATATCTTATTAATAACTTTGACATTAATCGGATTTATTAGTCATTTTATTGATAGCCTTCTAGGGGCAATGTATCAAGTGAAGTATCGTTGTCCGGCATGTGAATTGGAAACGGAGCAAACTCGACACTGTGGGCAAAGTACTGAAAAGATTGAAGGGACAGCATGGGTAAATAATGATGTAGTGAACTTGGCTTGTACAAGTGTCGGCGCACTATTAGGTCTTTTAGTTGGTGTGCTACTTTTTTAATAATGAAGGTAAATGAGTGGAAGGATGAAGTAAGTTGGAAAAGTCATTAGAGAGGTATTCAAGACAAATTCGTTTTTCACCTATAGGGGAAAAGGGACAATTGAGGTTATCGGAAAAATCAGTGCTAATAGTAGGGATTGGTGCACTTGGGACAGTACTTGCGAATCACCTCGTTCGTGCTGGTGTTGGACTCGTTCGAATCGTTGACCGAGATTACGTTGAAATGAGTAATTTACAAAGGCAAATGTTATTTGATGAGAAAGATGTGAATGATAGTCTACCTAAGGCAGTTGCCGCTGAGCAAAAATTGAAACTAATTAATTCGGATGTTGAAATTGAAGCGATTGTAGCTGATGTAACGGTTGAAACCCTACCCGATTTAATAGAAGGGATCGATCTTGTCTTAGATGGAACAGATAATTTTAGAACCCGCTTTCTTCTGAATGACGTGTGTTTCAAAAATGGGATCCCATTTGCATATGGTGGAGCAGTGAGTGCAAGAGGCATGTCTGCTTTATTTATCCCTGGTAAGACTCCATGTTTGCGTTGCTTTATAAGTCAAGGAGAAGGAACTGGTCAGACGTGCGATACAATTGGTGTTATCAGTCCAGTTGTCGATATTGTAGCTTCTTATCAAGTGATTGAAGTATTGAAATATTTGGTGGGAGATGAAGCTGCTCTTAGAGGAACATTGCGAAGTTTTGATGTATGGAGAAATCATCAATTTGACCTGAAAATGGATTCTTCAAAGGATGGTTGCCCAACGTGTCAATTAAAAGAATATCCCGCATTAGTAGAAGAGGAAGATCATGTGACCACACTTTGTGGAAGAGAGACTGTACAAATTCAACGCTCAGAAAAAACTGATTTAAAGCTTTGGGCCAAAAAACTTGAAAAGGTTGCTGCAGTTCACAATACCCCATTTCTTTTAAGAGTACAATTAGATGAAGGAGAAAGACTTGTTTTGTTTCCTGATGGAAGGGTTCTTGTACAAGGGACAGAAGACATAGCAAGAGCTAAATCTTTGTATAGTAAATATATAGGTGGGTAAACTCAGGGTGTATCTAAATGAGGAGCTGATAGGACAATGCTAGAAAAAGGAAAGGGAACGAGGATCGTAGTAATAGGGACTGGATTTGTTGGGTCAAGTTATGCATATGCACTGCTTAATCAGGAAGTTGTTGATGAACTTGTGCTATTGGATTTAAACAAGGAAAAGGCAGAAGGAGATGCAATGGATCTCAATCATGGAATGCCGTTTGGGGCTCCAATGAAAATATGGGCAGGTTCCTATGATGATTGTAAAGATGCAGATATTGTAGTGATTACTGCAGGAGCTAATCAGGCACCGGGCGAAACGAGGCTAGACTTAATTGAAAAGAATGCAAAAATTTTTCATACCATTGTTGGAGCAGTAATGAGTAGTGGTTTCGATGGAATTTTTGTTATAGCAACCAATCCAGTTGATATTCTTTCTTATGCAACATGGAAGTTTTCAGGTCTTCCAAAAGAACGTGTAATCGGTTCAGGGACGATCTTAGATACGGCTCGTTTTCGCTTCTTGCTCGGGCAACATTTTAAAGTGGACTCTCGAAACGTTCATGCGTATATAATGGGTGAACATGGAGATACAGAATTGCCTATTTGGAGTCATGCAGATATTGCTGGAAAGCCTATACTTAGCTATAGTCAAATAGACATGAAGGAACTGGATGATATTTTTATGAAAGTACGTGACGCAGCTTATCATATTATCGAACGAAAAGGTGCTACTTATTATGGAA
Proteins encoded:
- a CDS encoding ThiF family adenylyltransferase; the encoded protein is MEKSLERYSRQIRFSPIGEKGQLRLSEKSVLIVGIGALGTVLANHLVRAGVGLVRIVDRDYVEMSNLQRQMLFDEKDVNDSLPKAVAAEQKLKLINSDVEIEAIVADVTVETLPDLIEGIDLVLDGTDNFRTRFLLNDVCFKNGIPFAYGGAVSARGMSALFIPGKTPCLRCFISQGEGTGQTCDTIGVISPVVDIVASYQVIEVLKYLVGDEAALRGTLRSFDVWRNHQFDLKMDSSKDGCPTCQLKEYPALVEEEDHVTTLCGRETVQIQRSEKTDLKLWAKKLEKVAAVHNTPFLLRVQLDEGERLVLFPDGRVLVQGTEDIARAKSLYSKYIGG
- a CDS encoding DUF92 domain-containing protein, translated to MIVILLVAVVLIAVIAYYKQKLTLSGMIAALFVGSLIAFSLQIYGLLLLGIFFVTSTFLGSLRSESNRLEITAKGEKRDAIQVLANGGVSALFAGLYYFIPSPLLLCGFVGSLAAANSDTWASEIGSFSKNRPFHIIKRKRVDVGTSGAITALGTAAAFAGSFVIVVFAILFWSGSFYNSHILLITLTLIGFISHFIDSLLGAMYQVKYRCPACELETEQTRHCGQSTEKIEGTAWVNNDVVNLACTSVGALLGLLVGVLLF
- a CDS encoding L-lactate dehydrogenase produces the protein MLEKGKGTRIVVIGTGFVGSSYAYALLNQEVVDELVLLDLNKEKAEGDAMDLNHGMPFGAPMKIWAGSYDDCKDADIVVITAGANQAPGETRLDLIEKNAKIFHTIVGAVMSSGFDGIFVIATNPVDILSYATWKFSGLPKERVIGSGTILDTARFRFLLGQHFKVDSRNVHAYIMGEHGDTELPIWSHADIAGKPILSYSQIDMKELDDIFMKVRDAAYHIIERKGATYYGIAMGLVRLTKAILRNENSVLTISTLLEGEYGLNDVYIGVPAVINRQGVREIIDLELNDEEHEKLHHSATVLQQASKPVNDLT